A DNA window from Sphingopyxis sp. CCNWLW2 contains the following coding sequences:
- a CDS encoding carboxymuconolactone decarboxylase family protein: protein MSATPVSDAMRAGGQWNAAWDEMAALDPEWLETFLAAGTLPLRRGVLDPKIYEFLAIAVDASCTHMYAPGTRRHIAAALDKGATPEEVMAVLEAVAVLGLHSVALGAPMLVQEMKARGLAMPGAAQD, encoded by the coding sequence ATGAGCGCCACCCCCGTCAGCGATGCTATGCGCGCCGGCGGCCAGTGGAACGCCGCGTGGGACGAGATGGCGGCGCTCGATCCCGAATGGCTCGAAACCTTCCTCGCTGCGGGCACGTTGCCGCTGCGGCGCGGGGTGCTCGATCCGAAGATTTATGAATTTCTGGCAATCGCGGTCGATGCCTCCTGCACGCATATGTACGCACCGGGCACGCGCCGCCACATCGCCGCCGCGCTCGACAAGGGCGCGACGCCCGAGGAAGTGATGGCGGTGCTCGAAGCCGTCGCGGTGCTCGGACTGCATTCGGTCGCGCTCGGCGCGCCGATGCTTGTTCAAGAAATGAAGGCGCGCGGGCTGGCGATGCCCGGCGCGGCGCAGGATTGA
- a CDS encoding RBBP9/YdeN family alpha/beta hydrolase: protein MAFGGETTILFVPGLRDHVEDHWQTHAARAIPGAVTVAPLAADRLSRAGQVAALDAALRAITGEVVIVAHSAGCLTTVHWALAPTRTIRAALLVAPADIENPLPAGYPEPGALKEGGWLPIPRKPLPFPALVVASRNDPLAAFDRVTSFADAWGATLHDAGEVGHLNPAAGYGPWPEVFGLLDRLDDHARSAVR, encoded by the coding sequence ATGGCTTTCGGCGGCGAGACGACAATCCTCTTCGTTCCCGGGCTTCGGGATCATGTCGAGGATCATTGGCAGACCCATGCCGCGCGGGCGATCCCCGGCGCGGTGACGGTCGCACCGCTCGCCGCCGACAGGCTCAGCCGCGCGGGGCAAGTCGCGGCACTCGACGCCGCGCTCCGTGCCATAACCGGCGAGGTGGTGATCGTCGCGCATAGCGCCGGGTGCCTGACGACGGTGCATTGGGCGCTCGCGCCAACGCGGACGATCCGCGCGGCGCTGCTCGTCGCCCCCGCCGACATCGAAAATCCGCTGCCCGCGGGCTATCCCGAACCGGGCGCGCTCAAGGAAGGCGGCTGGCTGCCGATCCCGCGCAAGCCCCTGCCCTTCCCGGCGCTCGTCGTCGCGAGCCGCAACGATCCGCTCGCGGCGTTCGATCGGGTTACGAGCTTCGCCGACGCGTGGGGCGCGACGCTGCACGACGCGGGCGAGGTCGGGCACCTCAATCCGGCGGCGGGCTATGGACCGTGGCCCGAGGTGTTCGGACTGCTCGATCGGCTCGACGATCATGCCCGGAGCGCGGTGCGATGA
- a CDS encoding 3-keto-5-aminohexanoate cleavage protein, translating to MQFLDDSLLPETQDKLVITVAPYGPEWHPDDFPEDIPLTMEEHIQKAVDCYNAGATVLHLHVREEDGSGCKRLSKFNELIAGVRERVPDMIIQVGGSISFAPESDEDGAEAKWLSDEVRHMLADLKPAPDQVTIAVNTTQMNIMDLMTDEEYGQTSLANPALYQAYREMVVPAGPQWVEEHLRRLTAAGIQPHFQLTCMPDMETVERLVRRGLYKGPLNLTWVGIGGGFDGPNPNNFMEFIRRAPDGSTVTLETLMRHVLPVNVMAMCLGQHVRCGIEDTLYDQHGNKMTSVQGIEQIVRIAKELGREVATAKEAREIYKIGVQYNSVEETLAKLGMAPNRQPGQRALPLRYAA from the coding sequence ATGCAATTTCTCGACGACAGCCTGCTTCCCGAAACGCAGGACAAATTGGTCATCACCGTCGCGCCCTACGGCCCCGAATGGCATCCCGACGATTTCCCCGAGGATATTCCGCTTACGATGGAAGAGCATATCCAGAAGGCGGTCGATTGCTACAACGCCGGCGCCACCGTGCTCCACCTCCACGTCCGCGAAGAGGATGGCTCGGGGTGCAAGCGACTGTCGAAATTCAACGAGCTGATCGCCGGGGTGCGCGAGCGCGTGCCCGACATGATCATCCAGGTCGGCGGCTCGATCTCCTTCGCCCCCGAAAGCGACGAGGACGGGGCCGAAGCGAAGTGGCTGTCGGACGAGGTCCGTCACATGCTTGCCGACTTGAAGCCCGCGCCCGACCAGGTGACGATCGCGGTCAACACGACCCAGATGAACATCATGGATCTGATGACCGACGAGGAATATGGTCAGACCTCGCTCGCCAATCCCGCGCTGTATCAGGCGTATCGCGAGATGGTGGTGCCCGCGGGTCCGCAGTGGGTCGAGGAGCATCTGCGCCGGCTGACCGCGGCGGGCATCCAGCCGCATTTCCAGCTGACCTGCATGCCCGACATGGAAACGGTCGAGCGGCTCGTCCGCCGCGGGCTGTACAAGGGGCCGCTGAACCTGACATGGGTTGGCATCGGCGGCGGCTTCGACGGGCCGAACCCCAATAATTTCATGGAGTTCATCCGCCGCGCGCCCGACGGGTCGACCGTCACGCTCGAAACGCTGATGCGCCATGTGCTGCCGGTCAACGTCATGGCGATGTGCCTCGGCCAGCATGTCCGCTGCGGCATCGAGGACACGCTTTACGACCAGCACGGCAACAAGATGACGTCGGTGCAGGGGATCGAGCAGATCGTCCGCATCGCGAAGGAACTCGGCCGCGAGGTCGCGACCGCGAAGGAAGCGCGCGAGATCTACAAGATTGGCGTGCAATATAATTCGGTCGAGGAAACGCTCGCCAAGCTCGGCATGGCGCCCAACCGCCAGCCCGGCCAGCGCGCGCTGCCGCTGCGCTACGCGGCCTGA
- a CDS encoding TauD/TfdA dioxygenase family protein — protein sequence MKIEKLTTHIGAEVRGIDLAEAARSDDLFAEIRAALLEHKVLFLRDQDIARADHVAFASRFGALEDHPVVGSDPEHPGLVQIYKDETSPPDYYENSWHCDATWRDAPPMGAVLRCVACPPVGGDTMWANMAKAYADLPDPVKATIAPLKARHSIEASFGARMSEEQRHALKARFPDAEHPVVRTHPETGEKILFVNGFTTHFTNFHTAENVRYGQDYAPGASQLLAWLIGRAAIPEYQVRWRWQPNSVAIWDNRSTQHYAVMDYPPTIRRMERAGIVGDRPY from the coding sequence ATGAAGATCGAAAAGCTCACCACGCATATCGGCGCCGAAGTCCGCGGCATCGACCTTGCCGAAGCGGCCCGCAGCGACGATCTGTTCGCCGAAATCCGCGCCGCACTGCTCGAACATAAGGTCCTGTTCCTGCGCGATCAGGACATCGCCCGCGCCGACCATGTCGCCTTCGCCAGCCGCTTCGGCGCGCTCGAGGATCATCCGGTGGTCGGCAGCGATCCCGAGCATCCGGGGCTGGTGCAGATCTACAAGGACGAGACCTCGCCGCCCGATTATTATGAGAATAGCTGGCATTGCGACGCGACCTGGCGCGACGCGCCGCCGATGGGCGCGGTGCTGCGCTGCGTCGCCTGTCCGCCCGTCGGCGGCGACACGATGTGGGCCAATATGGCGAAAGCCTATGCCGACCTGCCCGATCCTGTGAAGGCGACCATCGCGCCCCTGAAGGCACGCCATTCGATCGAGGCGAGCTTCGGCGCACGGATGAGCGAAGAACAGCGCCACGCGTTGAAGGCACGCTTTCCCGACGCCGAGCATCCGGTCGTCCGCACCCATCCCGAGACGGGCGAGAAGATCCTGTTCGTCAACGGCTTCACGACGCACTTCACCAATTTCCACACCGCCGAAAACGTCCGCTACGGTCAGGATTATGCGCCCGGGGCCAGCCAGCTCCTCGCCTGGCTGATCGGCCGCGCCGCGATCCCCGAATATCAGGTCCGCTGGCGCTGGCAGCCGAACAGCGTCGCGATCTGGGATAACCGCTCGACCCAGCATTACGCCGTCATGGATTACCCGCCCACGATCCGCCGCATGGAGCGCGCGGGCATCGTCGGCGACCGCCCCTACTGA
- a CDS encoding quinone oxidoreductase family protein, with amino-acid sequence MAKAVRFYEAGGPEVLRVEDVAVGDPDPGEVRIRHAAVGCNFADTYFRSGYYPAQLPAGIGVEGAGVIEAVGDGVTDFAPGDRVAYNGSPLGAYSEARIMPAAPLFKLPDVISFEDAAASTMRGLSATYWLAKTNPRMKAGDTILLHAAAGGVGLLAVQLAKLMGLRVIGTVSSEAKAEKALSLGCDEIIFYRREDVAARVKELTDGEGVTTVFDSVGKDTFEGSLKSLKRRGVFVACGTASGPFPPVDAFQLLMQGSVYFTRPGFADYYADPAERAELSDLWFGHLAAGRVKVEIGQRYALDDCVAAHRELEAGQTIGSSIFVL; translated from the coding sequence ATGGCCAAAGCCGTTCGTTTTTATGAAGCCGGTGGACCCGAAGTGCTCCGGGTCGAGGATGTCGCGGTCGGCGACCCCGATCCGGGCGAGGTCCGCATTCGCCACGCCGCCGTCGGCTGCAACTTCGCCGACACCTATTTCCGCTCGGGCTATTATCCCGCGCAGCTTCCCGCCGGAATCGGCGTCGAGGGCGCGGGCGTGATCGAGGCCGTCGGCGACGGCGTCACCGATTTCGCGCCCGGCGACCGCGTCGCCTATAACGGCAGCCCGCTCGGCGCCTATAGCGAGGCGCGCATCATGCCCGCCGCGCCGCTGTTCAAGCTGCCCGATGTCATTTCGTTCGAGGACGCCGCCGCGTCGACGATGCGCGGCCTGTCGGCGACCTATTGGCTCGCGAAGACCAATCCGCGGATGAAGGCCGGCGACACGATCCTGCTCCACGCCGCGGCGGGCGGGGTCGGGCTGCTCGCGGTACAGCTTGCCAAGCTGATGGGGCTGCGCGTCATCGGCACCGTGTCGAGCGAGGCGAAAGCCGAAAAGGCGCTCTCGCTCGGCTGCGACGAGATCATCTTCTACCGCCGCGAGGATGTGGCGGCGCGGGTCAAGGAATTGACCGATGGCGAAGGCGTGACGACGGTGTTCGACAGCGTCGGCAAGGACACGTTCGAGGGCTCGCTCAAGTCGCTCAAGCGGCGCGGCGTGTTCGTCGCCTGCGGCACCGCGTCGGGGCCTTTCCCGCCGGTCGATGCGTTTCAGCTTCTGATGCAGGGGTCGGTCTATTTCACCCGCCCCGGCTTCGCCGACTATTATGCCGACCCCGCCGAGCGCGCCGAACTGTCGGACCTGTGGTTCGGCCATCTGGCCGCGGGCCGCGTCAAGGTCGAAATCGGCCAGCGCTACGCCCTTGACGACTGCGTCGCCGCGCATCGCGAACTCGAAGCCGGCCAGACGATAGGATCATCCATCTTCGTGCTCTGA
- a CDS encoding AraC family transcriptional regulator has translation MAELVRVAALTGYFPAMRGLGADPRPLLRECGLSPELFANPEQLISARATMRLLERSAEVTGCETLGLRMAGERALANLGVASLLIAHQPTLRLALQAITEFRNQINSTLVLHVEPFGEEVVLREDFALSSPEPHRQSSDLALGVLVRLCASVLGDNWSPLSVCFSRGKPRASEMQVYRRLFHCDVTFDCEFNGLVIAAADLDRPAARADSALAGHARELISSVMNPAMRTAAQEVEQLIMLLLPSGRATVQYCAESMGTTVRTLQRMLDADGTSFSDLLNRARMQLSAQYLANPRTRITDVAEMLGYGSIGAYTRWHGQIFGVSPRQWRLSAIQRQPTPSASGN, from the coding sequence GTGGCCGAACTCGTCCGCGTTGCGGCGCTGACCGGCTATTTTCCGGCGATGCGGGGGCTGGGCGCCGACCCGCGGCCCTTGCTGCGCGAATGCGGATTGTCGCCTGAACTGTTCGCGAATCCCGAACAATTGATCTCGGCGCGAGCGACCATGCGCCTTCTGGAACGCAGCGCCGAAGTGACAGGGTGTGAGACGCTCGGCCTTCGCATGGCCGGGGAGCGCGCGCTCGCCAATCTCGGCGTCGCCAGCCTGTTGATCGCGCACCAGCCGACGCTCCGCCTGGCGCTTCAGGCGATCACCGAATTTCGCAACCAGATCAACTCGACGCTCGTCCTGCATGTCGAGCCTTTCGGTGAGGAGGTCGTGCTACGCGAAGATTTTGCGCTGAGCAGCCCCGAGCCGCATCGCCAGTCATCCGATCTCGCGCTGGGCGTTCTCGTGCGCCTCTGCGCGAGCGTGCTGGGCGACAATTGGTCGCCGCTCTCGGTGTGCTTCTCGCGCGGCAAGCCGCGGGCGTCAGAAATGCAGGTCTATCGGCGGCTGTTCCATTGCGATGTTACGTTCGATTGCGAGTTCAACGGCCTTGTCATCGCCGCAGCCGATCTGGACCGGCCCGCGGCGCGCGCCGATTCCGCGCTTGCCGGTCATGCCCGCGAGCTGATCTCGTCGGTGATGAACCCCGCGATGCGCACGGCTGCACAGGAGGTTGAGCAGTTGATCATGCTCTTGCTGCCTTCGGGACGCGCCACGGTCCAATATTGTGCCGAATCGATGGGAACAACTGTGCGCACGCTGCAACGAATGCTCGACGCCGACGGGACGAGCTTCAGCGATCTCCTCAACCGTGCGCGAATGCAACTTTCTGCGCAATATCTCGCCAATCCGCGCACGCGGATCACCGATGTTGCCGAGATGCTCGGCTATGGATCGATCGGCGCCTATACCCGCTGGCATGGCCAGATATTCGGCGTGTCGCCGCGCCAATGGCGCCTTTCGGCGATCCAGAGGCAGCCCACACCATCCGCTTCTGGTAACTAG
- a CDS encoding FAD-dependent oxidoreductase has product MNRKRFRALATLSAWLLPMAALPSPAAAQPHPRADIVIYGCTSGGVVAAIEARRLGRSVLLVCREDYLGGMSTNGLGWSDTGNHRAIGGLSLEFYRKVKRYYDDPSAWVHAPRPARAENFVDGDAMWQFEPKVAERIFEDWAKQAGVTIVRNQPLDRSKRGVEMDGNRITAFRSKTGQRFEGKIFIDATYEGDLMAGAGISFTVGRESNATYGETLNGVQLANTTNHQFTLEIDPYRLPGDPSSGLVPRISAERPARDGTADRKIQAYTYRMCLTDVPANRVPFPKPAGYDASQYILLQRYMDAGHRDYFRKFDRIPNGKTDTNNFGAFSFDNIGMNYGYPEGSDADRAAIAREHTTYQQGLLWFMANDPGVPAETRAEMSKWGLCKDEFASTGHWPREMYVREARRMVSDFVMTEPHLRGAKPTPRPVGMGSYNMDSHNVQRIVDARGFARNEGNIEISPGRAYPISYDAIVPKKREATNLLVPVALSASHIAYGSIRMEPVFMILGQSAAAASSIAIDDRIAVQDVDYDKLRARLTSEGQILELAH; this is encoded by the coding sequence ATGAACCGCAAGCGCTTCCGCGCCCTCGCCACCCTGTCCGCCTGGCTTCTGCCGATGGCGGCCCTTCCCTCTCCCGCGGCCGCCCAGCCGCATCCGCGCGCCGACATCGTCATTTATGGCTGCACCTCGGGCGGGGTTGTCGCCGCGATCGAGGCGCGACGCCTCGGCCGGTCGGTGCTGCTGGTGTGCCGCGAAGACTATCTCGGCGGCATGTCGACCAACGGCCTCGGCTGGTCCGACACCGGCAATCACCGCGCGATCGGCGGGCTGTCGCTCGAATTCTACCGCAAGGTGAAGCGATATTATGACGACCCGTCGGCCTGGGTCCACGCCCCGCGCCCCGCCCGGGCCGAGAATTTCGTCGATGGCGATGCGATGTGGCAGTTCGAGCCGAAGGTCGCCGAGCGCATCTTCGAGGATTGGGCAAAACAGGCGGGCGTCACCATCGTGCGCAATCAGCCGCTCGACCGGTCGAAGCGCGGCGTCGAGATGGACGGCAATCGCATCACCGCGTTCCGCTCTAAAACCGGGCAGCGTTTCGAGGGAAAAATCTTCATCGACGCGACCTATGAAGGCGACCTGATGGCCGGCGCGGGCATCAGCTTTACCGTCGGGCGTGAGAGCAACGCGACCTATGGCGAGACGCTCAACGGCGTCCAGCTCGCGAACACCACCAACCACCAGTTCACGCTCGAAATCGACCCGTATCGCTTGCCCGGCGATCCCTCGAGCGGGCTGGTGCCGCGGATCAGCGCCGAACGCCCGGCACGCGACGGCACCGCCGACCGCAAGATCCAGGCCTATACCTATCGCATGTGCCTGACCGACGTGCCGGCGAACCGCGTGCCCTTCCCCAAGCCCGCAGGTTATGACGCGAGCCAGTATATATTGCTCCAGCGCTATATGGACGCCGGCCACCGCGACTATTTCCGCAAGTTCGACCGCATCCCCAACGGCAAGACCGACACGAATAATTTCGGCGCCTTCTCGTTCGATAATATCGGGATGAACTATGGTTATCCCGAGGGCAGCGATGCCGATCGCGCCGCGATCGCGCGCGAGCACACGACCTATCAGCAGGGGCTGCTGTGGTTCATGGCGAACGACCCCGGCGTGCCCGCCGAGACCCGCGCGGAAATGTCGAAATGGGGCCTCTGCAAGGACGAGTTTGCCAGCACCGGTCACTGGCCGCGCGAAATGTATGTGCGCGAAGCGCGCCGCATGGTCTCCGACTTCGTGATGACCGAACCGCATTTGCGCGGCGCCAAGCCGACGCCGCGGCCCGTCGGCATGGGCTCGTACAACATGGATTCGCATAATGTGCAGCGGATCGTCGACGCGCGCGGCTTCGCCCGCAACGAGGGCAATATCGAGATCAGCCCCGGCCGCGCCTATCCGATCAGCTACGACGCGATCGTGCCGAAAAAGCGCGAAGCCACGAACCTGCTGGTCCCAGTCGCGCTGTCGGCGTCGCATATTGCCTATGGCTCGATCCGAATGGAGCCGGTGTTTATGATCCTCGGCCAGTCCGCGGCCGCAGCGTCATCGATCGCGATCGACGACCGGATCGCCGTGCAGGATGTCGACTATGACAAGCTTCGCGCAAGACTGACGTCGGAGGGGCAGATCCTCGAACTTGCGCACTGA
- a CDS encoding TonB-dependent receptor — protein MTHARIHLLGTAAAIICGVALPAEAAAQVRRFDVPAQAAQTGIPMFAHQAGIQILAPGAITEGLRVNRVKGSMEVAAALRLLLSGTDLVPVKVGNAFVLKRRAAVTQASLADTPAQQASGPAADTQAGEDIVVTGIRASLQESINAKREAQSIVDVITAQDIGKMPDQNVAEAMSRVTGVQISRREGDGSNFTVRGISQNRLEINGRNYIGPGNGGNAALESVSPEIISSILVIKSPTADMPEGALGATVNLKTKRPLDLKDFVAAGRLQGAYADQADHVGYRGSAMVSKSFGERFGLLASIAYSDTKTQGHSFDAGGWTQTGAIDGNGDGVDDPGLYRPNRFMARIFNRAEQRLTVNGTAQWRPTDTLEIILDATFNHLKRQRNSVNYQVLFNNNDTDAIVNDSNTVVAGTFTGVTLRPLIYDEPTDLKSTLLGGSVKWESDRARVSFDMSYAHGKGSDGGPGASFAYVVVPRAGNTANASYDFRAGNPVPDLSIDANFNPNDPSQYRLLSIFDYDAVTENSGYDGRLDWEYQTEWGILSSVETGVRYERVKLLAADPQNLPVAASLLAAGDTNGDGILTVDELPGLSYGKDYGTFFPGADGAFPRDLLGGTLDKWAARDGLGLARPDPNDTTITVGPTSIKDVKQDTLGAYVKGNFEGDIGGLHYSGNAGVRYVSTARATKGFLSPTATTMTKADFNYWLPSANLSIDFTDDLTLRLAGAEVVARPGLNQVSASFVPNTVSMTGSRGNPNLRPFEATQYDATLEWYFAPSSSLTGAVFYKKVDSFTVNTVTREFIPGFSERFGLFDISQPQNGEDGDIKGFELAYQQAFRFLPAPFDNLGIQANYTYVDSSTPLVDSITGERLPLPGLSRDSYTLIGYYEDDIFSVRAAYTYRSKYLNSVGGAASGGNTYISARGQLDASAQINLTPNLRLTFEGINLTKAIDRQYLGEPDRLTFSAQEDRRIFFGVAASF, from the coding sequence TTGACGCACGCGCGTATTCATCTGCTGGGGACCGCCGCCGCAATCATATGCGGCGTGGCTTTGCCCGCCGAGGCGGCCGCACAAGTCCGCCGTTTCGACGTTCCCGCGCAGGCCGCGCAGACCGGCATCCCGATGTTCGCGCATCAGGCCGGCATCCAGATCCTCGCCCCCGGAGCCATTACCGAAGGCTTGCGGGTCAATCGCGTCAAGGGATCGATGGAGGTAGCCGCGGCGCTGCGGCTGCTTCTGTCCGGCACCGACCTGGTCCCGGTCAAGGTCGGCAACGCGTTCGTGCTGAAGCGCCGCGCGGCGGTCACGCAGGCAAGCCTGGCGGACACTCCCGCACAACAAGCCTCCGGCCCTGCAGCCGACACGCAAGCCGGCGAGGACATCGTCGTCACCGGCATCCGCGCGTCGCTTCAGGAGTCGATCAACGCCAAGCGCGAAGCACAGTCGATCGTCGACGTCATCACCGCGCAGGACATCGGCAAGATGCCCGACCAGAATGTGGCCGAAGCGATGAGCCGCGTGACGGGCGTCCAGATCAGCCGGCGCGAGGGCGACGGATCGAACTTCACCGTGCGCGGGATTTCGCAAAACCGGCTCGAGATCAACGGCCGCAACTATATCGGGCCGGGCAATGGCGGTAACGCGGCGCTGGAATCGGTGAGCCCCGAGATCATTTCCTCGATCCTCGTCATCAAGTCGCCCACCGCCGACATGCCCGAGGGTGCGCTCGGCGCGACGGTGAACCTCAAGACCAAGCGCCCGCTCGACCTCAAGGACTTCGTCGCCGCCGGACGCCTCCAGGGCGCCTATGCCGATCAGGCCGACCATGTCGGATATCGCGGCTCGGCGATGGTTTCGAAGAGTTTCGGCGAGCGTTTCGGCCTGCTCGCCAGCATCGCCTATTCGGACACGAAGACGCAGGGTCATTCGTTCGATGCCGGCGGCTGGACACAGACCGGCGCGATCGACGGCAATGGCGACGGCGTGGACGATCCGGGCCTGTACCGCCCGAACCGCTTCATGGCGCGCATCTTCAATCGCGCCGAACAGCGGCTGACGGTGAACGGCACCGCGCAGTGGCGCCCCACCGACACACTCGAAATCATCCTCGACGCGACCTTCAACCACCTCAAACGCCAGCGGAACAGCGTCAATTACCAGGTGTTGTTCAACAACAACGACACCGACGCGATCGTGAACGACAGCAACACGGTCGTCGCCGGCACCTTCACCGGCGTGACCCTTCGGCCGCTGATCTATGACGAGCCGACCGACCTCAAATCGACCCTGCTCGGCGGATCGGTCAAATGGGAGAGCGACCGCGCGCGCGTGAGCTTCGACATGTCCTATGCTCATGGCAAGGGCAGCGACGGCGGGCCGGGTGCGTCGTTCGCTTATGTGGTCGTGCCGCGCGCGGGCAACACCGCGAACGCGAGCTATGATTTCAGGGCCGGCAATCCGGTGCCGGATCTGTCGATCGACGCCAATTTCAACCCGAACGACCCGTCGCAATATCGGCTGCTGTCGATCTTCGACTATGACGCGGTGACCGAGAACAGCGGCTATGACGGGCGGCTGGACTGGGAATATCAGACCGAATGGGGCATCCTGTCCTCGGTAGAGACGGGGGTGCGCTACGAGCGCGTAAAGCTGCTCGCCGCCGATCCGCAGAACCTGCCCGTCGCGGCCAGCCTGCTCGCGGCCGGCGACACGAACGGCGACGGCATCCTGACCGTCGACGAGCTACCCGGGCTCAGCTACGGCAAGGATTACGGCACCTTCTTCCCCGGCGCCGACGGCGCCTTTCCCCGCGACCTCCTCGGCGGCACGCTCGACAAATGGGCGGCCCGCGATGGGCTGGGCCTTGCAAGGCCCGATCCCAACGACACGACGATCACCGTCGGTCCGACCTCGATCAAGGACGTCAAGCAGGATACGCTCGGCGCTTATGTGAAGGGCAATTTCGAGGGCGATATCGGCGGCCTGCATTATTCGGGCAACGCCGGGGTGCGCTATGTCAGCACGGCGCGCGCGACAAAGGGATTTCTGTCGCCGACCGCCACGACCATGACCAAGGCCGATTTCAACTATTGGCTGCCCAGCGCGAATCTGTCGATCGACTTCACCGACGATCTGACGCTGCGCCTGGCCGGGGCGGAGGTCGTTGCGCGGCCGGGCCTCAATCAGGTCAGCGCCAGCTTCGTGCCCAACACCGTCAGCATGACCGGCTCGCGCGGCAATCCCAATCTCCGGCCGTTCGAGGCGACGCAATATGACGCCACGCTCGAATGGTATTTCGCGCCCTCGAGTTCGCTTACCGGCGCGGTCTTTTACAAGAAGGTCGATTCCTTCACCGTCAACACCGTGACCCGCGAGTTCATTCCCGGCTTTTCCGAGCGGTTCGGGCTGTTCGACATATCGCAGCCGCAAAATGGCGAGGACGGCGACATCAAGGGATTCGAGCTCGCCTATCAGCAAGCCTTCCGCTTCCTGCCGGCGCCGTTCGACAATCTCGGCATCCAGGCGAACTACACCTATGTCGACAGCTCCACGCCGCTGGTCGATTCGATCACCGGCGAGCGACTTCCGCTCCCTGGCCTATCGCGCGACAGCTATACGCTGATCGGCTATTATGAGGACGACATCTTCTCGGTGCGCGCGGCCTATACCTATCGCAGCAAATATCTGAACTCGGTCGGCGGCGCGGCCAGCGGCGGTAATACCTATATCTCCGCGCGCGGTCAGCTCGACGCATCGGCGCAGATCAACCTGACGCCCAATCTGCGCCTGACTTTCGAGGGCATCAATCTGACCAAGGCGATCGACCGCCAGTATCTGGGCGAACCCGATCGCCTGACGTTCAGCGCGCAGGAGGATCGCCGGATCTTCTTCGGCGTAGCCGCCAGCTTCTGA
- a CDS encoding FecR family protein, whose amino-acid sequence MRDHAEEAAAWALRHPLDAAGRAELDAWLAQDRRHAGALLRAQAGLSAIDRAVAEGTVAAGAPIDVARPLPPTTAPTRRWLLAGAAGAMAAGIAGIVAWPHLMVERVTTARGEIRRLPLADGSVATIDTSSSLRVAMADDSRRIALREGQAWFQVAKDRKRPFVVDAGIAQVRAVGTAFSVRRTDSGVRVAVTEGRVAAWATDSGGTMTILEAGQYATFRPGAAAPEIATEPAAIERSLAWRSGEIALENETLGSAVEQFNRYNRQQLVIADPDLASARLVGLFQIDRPADFAATLTASLDVAVTTTPGEIRLARKKNPLP is encoded by the coding sequence ATGCGCGATCACGCTGAAGAGGCCGCCGCCTGGGCGCTGCGTCACCCGCTCGATGCGGCCGGACGCGCCGAGCTCGATGCATGGCTGGCACAGGATCGCCGCCACGCCGGTGCGCTGCTCCGCGCGCAGGCGGGGTTGAGTGCGATCGACCGTGCGGTGGCAGAGGGCACGGTGGCAGCGGGCGCGCCTATCGATGTTGCGCGCCCCCTTCCCCCCACGACCGCCCCGACGCGGCGGTGGCTACTCGCGGGCGCCGCCGGCGCGATGGCGGCGGGGATTGCCGGGATCGTCGCCTGGCCGCACCTGATGGTCGAGCGCGTGACGACCGCGCGCGGCGAGATCAGGCGGCTTCCGCTCGCCGACGGCTCGGTCGCCACGATCGACACCAGCAGCAGCTTGCGCGTCGCCATGGCGGACGACAGCCGCCGCATCGCGCTGCGGGAGGGACAGGCCTGGTTTCAGGTCGCCAAGGATCGCAAGCGCCCCTTCGTCGTCGATGCCGGCATCGCGCAGGTGCGCGCGGTCGGCACCGCCTTCTCGGTGCGCCGCACGGACAGCGGCGTGCGCGTCGCCGTCACCGAAGGCCGGGTCGCCGCATGGGCGACCGACAGCGGCGGGACGATGACGATCCTGGAGGCGGGGCAATATGCCACCTTCCGGCCCGGCGCGGCGGCACCCGAAATCGCGACCGAGCCCGCCGCGATCGAGCGATCGCTGGCGTGGCGCAGCGGCGAGATCGCGCTGGAAAACGAGACGCTGGGCAGCGCCGTCGAACAGTTCAACCGCTATAATCGCCAACAGCTGGTGATCGCGGACCCGGATCTGGCGAGCGCGCGGCTGGTGGGGCTTTTCCAGATCGACCGCCCCGCCGATTTCGCTGCGACGTTGACCGCCTCGCTCGACGTCGCCGTCACGACCACCCCCGGCGAGATCCGACTGGCGCGAAAAAAGAACCCGCTACCCTGA